One stretch of Caldinitratiruptor microaerophilus DNA includes these proteins:
- a CDS encoding response regulator transcription factor, whose protein sequence is MRVLIADDAALVRRALAIILEDQGHVVVEAGTGGEAVTRYFANRPDLVLMDVAMPGMNGVTTADLIRREDGQARIVFISAVVSDGLVRAAQRLGALGVLLKPLDVGQLHKFLEVENIPIQTEL, encoded by the coding sequence ATGCGGGTCTTGATCGCTGATGACGCGGCACTGGTGCGTCGGGCACTGGCAATCATCTTGGAGGACCAGGGCCACGTGGTCGTGGAAGCGGGTACCGGCGGCGAAGCCGTGACCCGCTACTTCGCGAACCGGCCGGACCTGGTGCTGATGGACGTTGCGATGCCCGGAATGAATGGAGTCACGACTGCAGACCTCATCCGTCGTGAGGACGGACAAGCAAGGATCGTCTTCATCAGTGCGGTTGTCTCTGATGGGCTTGTGCGGGCTGCACAGCGTTTGGGAGCTCTGGGGGTGCTCCTGAAGCCACTGGATGTGGGGCAGCTCCACAAGTTTTTGGAGGTTGAAAACATACCAATTCAGACGGAACTGTAA
- a CDS encoding EAL domain-containing protein, translated as MSSRDVRPSGDLLGGRTVTIAFQPIVDMSNEDIFGYEVLVRDSGGSTGANGLVRQALARGEMNRLDRRVLTLCIRQRTVWAGLPLFVNIGPLSHPDVDVMARAYRRWVVAHGLDPARIVFEISERVPIVGGPGLACARALRAAGFGIALDDVGTGLSGLGALIEVRPDYIKVDGTITRATAQDPWAQQVVAGLVSLAANVGIRLIAEGIETGEHLRAVIRLGVRYVQGYYLGRPVVYAGDPTPFTGRVGGLR; from the coding sequence ATGTCGAGTCGGGATGTTCGGCCCAGCGGGGACCTTCTGGGAGGTCGCACTGTAACAATCGCGTTCCAGCCCATCGTGGATATGTCGAATGAAGACATATTCGGCTACGAGGTGCTGGTGCGCGACTCCGGCGGCAGTACCGGCGCCAACGGGCTCGTCCGTCAGGCTCTCGCCCGTGGCGAGATGAACCGCCTGGACCGGCGGGTGCTCACCCTGTGCATTCGCCAGAGGACCGTCTGGGCCGGACTCCCGCTCTTCGTGAACATCGGCCCCCTTTCCCACCCGGATGTTGACGTCATGGCCCGGGCTTACCGGCGGTGGGTCGTGGCTCACGGACTCGACCCTGCGCGGATCGTGTTCGAGATCAGCGAACGCGTGCCCATCGTCGGCGGCCCCGGGCTGGCCTGCGCGCGCGCTTTGCGGGCAGCCGGGTTCGGCATCGCCCTGGACGACGTCGGGACTGGCTTGTCGGGACTCGGCGCACTCATCGAGGTGAGGCCTGATTACATCAAGGTCGACGGCACCATCACCCGGGCAACCGCCCAGGACCCCTGGGCACAGCAGGTCGTTGCAGGGCTCGTTTCGCTCGCGGCCAACGTGGGCATCCGGTTGATCGCCGAAGGGATCGAAACGGGGGAGCACTTGCGGGCCGTCATCCGCCTGGGCGTGCGATACGTCCAGGGCTACTACCTGGGACGTCCCGTCGTGTACGCAGGCGACCCGACGCCGTTCACCGGCCGTGTCGGGGGCCTGCGGTGA
- a CDS encoding DUF5317 domain-containing protein, whose product MILEGVLIGVLWGWTRRGTLRRLVSLPLRQPWWFLVGLLLQEGAILLRAQGWLPPWSVPVAVLLAHVCIIAGLVANRHLPGTGWLAAGTLLNLLVIAAHGGRMPVLDSAIRAAGLDGFRWMLTAGAASKYTLLPDGDPWAVLADSIPLYPPYYPLRRVASLGDIVGMVGMAEIVGLGMQGQGKRSQAPAGRVI is encoded by the coding sequence ATGATCCTTGAAGGTGTCCTGATCGGGGTCCTGTGGGGGTGGACGCGACGAGGAACGCTCCGCCGCCTGGTCTCCCTCCCGCTGCGGCAGCCATGGTGGTTCCTGGTCGGACTCCTGCTCCAAGAGGGCGCGATCTTGCTGCGAGCTCAGGGATGGCTGCCGCCGTGGTCTGTACCCGTAGCCGTCCTGCTGGCCCACGTCTGCATCATCGCCGGGCTCGTTGCAAACCGGCACCTACCGGGCACAGGATGGCTGGCCGCCGGGACACTCCTCAACCTCTTGGTCATCGCCGCCCATGGCGGTCGGATGCCCGTTCTGGACTCCGCCATACGCGCCGCCGGACTCGACGGATTTCGGTGGATGCTGACCGCAGGGGCCGCCAGTAAGTACACCCTTCTTCCAGATGGCGATCCGTGGGCGGTCCTGGCAGACAGCATCCCTCTCTACCCTCCTTATTACCCCCTGCGCCGGGTCGCGAGCCTCGGCGACATCGTCGGCATGGTAGGCATGGCGGAGATCGTCGGCCTCGGCATGCAGGGGCAGGGGAAGCGTTCCCAGGCACCAGCAGGTCGGGTCATCTAG
- a CDS encoding HD domain-containing phosphohydrolase has protein sequence MAVSSAVYIVSNVGLVSSLDWATNGRAPLHTAKALLEDGGPGFLVTAGFGLAMAYAWKAGGWPQVALLCFAILAFRHAVQLYLEMKRRWLNAIAQAQVLGAHGHAKLAQSHSHMVADLSRELATRLGLPQDEIDLVHVAALVHDVGEVEVAPRVVAAYYRGAVLTLNDAQEYQRHAVVGGEMAARLSGVDRVGVMVRHHHEHWDGTGYPDRLAGQAIPLGARILAAAEAATMIAIREPHLSRQELIQKVAALSGTVLDPAITPKLIEILGSDDPILAEPGSAVPTGTDISKQLLEAVGEPTLLELLDVGHILHYKGGHFYLTTGEPASPIHGLPELVELSLRQGQPVRQQLADASRQRIYEVFCVPLAETAIVLMLDITNLLSAEREQRRRLQQAYKDVLFAVTRGKLRFLDETDLRALLTEGEVFASLAFQHPRQVRECRQAAIDLAAQHALADRSFPLALCVSEAVTNVLKHAGRGQFEARVIHDGIRIVVTDSGAGIPLDILPNAILVDGFSTKESLGKGFNLMLHYMDRVWIYTSPEGTTVVLDVVRQRKTETGDKYDAEAVHEPEGG, from the coding sequence TTGGCAGTCAGTTCGGCCGTCTACATCGTTTCAAACGTCGGATTGGTCAGCTCGCTCGACTGGGCAACGAACGGCCGTGCTCCTCTCCACACCGCGAAGGCCTTGTTGGAGGACGGTGGCCCCGGGTTCCTGGTTACGGCCGGTTTCGGGCTCGCGATGGCATATGCTTGGAAGGCCGGCGGCTGGCCTCAGGTGGCACTCCTTTGTTTCGCTATCCTGGCCTTTCGCCATGCCGTGCAACTGTACCTGGAGATGAAGCGGCGGTGGCTCAACGCCATCGCGCAGGCGCAGGTCCTCGGGGCGCACGGCCATGCCAAGCTGGCTCAGTCCCACTCCCACATGGTGGCAGACCTGTCCCGGGAGCTGGCAACCCGGCTTGGGCTTCCCCAGGACGAGATCGACCTCGTGCACGTCGCCGCCCTCGTTCATGACGTCGGCGAGGTCGAAGTGGCTCCGCGCGTCGTGGCCGCCTACTACCGAGGTGCCGTGCTGACTCTGAACGACGCCCAGGAGTACCAGCGCCATGCCGTCGTCGGGGGCGAGATGGCTGCCCGTCTTTCCGGCGTGGATCGGGTCGGCGTCATGGTTCGACACCACCACGAACACTGGGACGGTACCGGCTACCCGGACCGCCTCGCGGGGCAGGCGATCCCCCTGGGCGCCCGGATCCTGGCCGCCGCGGAGGCGGCCACCATGATCGCCATCCGGGAACCCCACCTCTCTCGGCAGGAGCTCATCCAGAAGGTGGCCGCGCTGTCTGGTACGGTGCTCGATCCGGCCATCACCCCGAAGTTGATCGAGATCCTCGGCAGCGACGACCCGATCCTCGCCGAACCCGGATCCGCCGTGCCCACGGGTACGGACATCTCCAAGCAACTGCTCGAAGCGGTGGGAGAGCCCACGTTACTCGAACTCCTCGATGTCGGGCACATCTTGCATTACAAGGGCGGTCACTTCTACCTGACCACGGGAGAGCCTGCATCACCGATCCATGGCCTTCCGGAACTGGTGGAGCTGTCGCTCCGGCAGGGGCAACCCGTGCGGCAGCAACTCGCCGACGCGTCCAGGCAACGCATCTACGAGGTCTTCTGTGTACCACTGGCCGAAACAGCCATCGTCCTGATGCTGGATATCACGAACTTGCTCTCGGCCGAACGGGAACAGCGCCGGCGCCTGCAACAGGCGTACAAGGACGTCCTCTTTGCGGTCACCCGCGGCAAACTGCGCTTCCTGGACGAGACCGACCTGCGCGCGCTCCTGACAGAGGGAGAGGTCTTCGCCTCCCTCGCTTTCCAACACCCCAGGCAGGTTCGGGAGTGCCGGCAAGCTGCGATCGACCTGGCCGCGCAACACGCCCTCGCGGATCGGTCGTTCCCGCTCGCCCTCTGCGTGTCGGAAGCAGTTACCAACGTTCTCAAGCACGCCGGCCGCGGTCAGTTCGAAGCCAGGGTGATCCACGATGGCATCCGCATCGTGGTCACCGATTCCGGTGCCGGGATTCCTCTGGACATCCTGCCCAACGCGATTCTGGTCGACGGCTTTTCCACCAAGGAGTCGCTCGGAAAGGGCTTCAACTTGATGCTCCACTACATGGATCGTGTCTGGATTTACACCTCGCCGGAAGGGACGACGGTGGTCCTCGACGTTGTTCGCCAGAGAAAAACGGAAACCGGAGATAAATACGACGCCGAGGCAGTCCACGAACCTGAGGGGGGCTGA
- a CDS encoding STAS domain-containing protein: MLRAIPYHPDDDSVRIRLEGELDMDTLPELIAVLDSVGEAARVVLDCEALDFIDSTGVGYLLRWGLRRKAEGRELQLINLKPDIWETLNVLGFFAVLAQ; this comes from the coding sequence ATGCTGCGAGCAATCCCGTACCATCCAGACGATGACTCCGTTCGGATTCGACTCGAGGGTGAACTGGACATGGATACCTTGCCCGAACTGATCGCCGTGCTCGACAGCGTTGGCGAAGCGGCAAGGGTGGTGCTGGATTGCGAAGCCCTCGACTTCATCGATTCCACCGGCGTGGGGTATTTGCTGCGATGGGGACTCCGGCGCAAAGCAGAAGGGCGAGAACTGCAGTTGATCAATCTCAAACCGGATATCTGGGAAACCCTGAACGTCCTGGGTTTCTTTGCGGTTCTGGCACAGTGA
- a CDS encoding PP2C family protein-serine/threonine phosphatase, whose translation MGGDYFDFLLTPRGTVRMCVGDVMGKGLAASMLMLMARVAIRALSDIADSPGTLLHEANRILYPDFHRLGSFLTLCFIEYHPATRALACANAGHLRPLIYRSAREIVEVDVNGMMMGVLPDSSYEVTSLTLSPGDTVILYSDGVIEATRPDRQPIGKRGFYEILRGLPPELPLPVLQERVLQALRQHTGAQPQRDDMTLAFLRAGAPADQKV comes from the coding sequence ATGGGGGGGGACTACTTCGACTTCCTCCTCACGCCCCGCGGGACGGTGCGAATGTGCGTTGGCGACGTCATGGGGAAGGGCCTGGCTGCCTCCATGCTCATGCTCATGGCGCGCGTAGCCATCCGAGCCCTGTCGGACATCGCCGACTCACCGGGCACACTACTGCACGAGGCAAACCGGATCCTCTACCCCGATTTCCATCGCCTCGGGTCCTTTCTCACACTGTGCTTCATTGAATACCACCCGGCGACGCGAGCCCTGGCGTGCGCCAACGCCGGTCACCTCCGTCCGCTGATTTACCGTTCTGCGAGAGAGATCGTGGAAGTCGACGTCAACGGAATGATGATGGGCGTCCTGCCGGATTCCTCCTACGAAGTGACCTCCCTCACCCTGTCACCCGGCGACACGGTGATCCTCTACTCGGACGGCGTGATCGAAGCCACCAGGCCCGACCGACAACCGATCGGGAAGCGCGGATTCTACGAGATACTCCGCGGTCTGCCCCCGGAACTTCCCCTTCCGGTTCTCCAAGAGCGGGTGCTGCAGGCGTTGCGGCAGCACACGGGGGCTCAGCCCCAGCGCGACGACATGACGCTTGCCTTCCTGCGAGCAGGCGCCCCGGCTGATCAGAAGGTCTAG
- a CDS encoding FapA family protein has protein sequence MLGFLFRWRRKQEAPGLQNQSGSSRATQPEWLGSSPASRQDGYVELVGSQLRVVEPTGPGGDWPLVVPGPGVTVRCNGVVMTAPFVATKAHRIEVEVETGEQELRPRHFRVELASDRMTAELWLESAETQREVLVNPGKVRVLELKTQTVRETRPNPPVEAILSELERLGVTEGIDRAAVESLLSQPVETRGIIARGTPPTPPRDARVEWMVETGHATIVKPGTLLAKVFPSEPGKPGRDLTGNIVPPPAAPPVSITLAAGEGTTLTPDRTGIVAITEGRPAIEEQDGTIRVKIIPVLVHRDDLSANTGTIFFHGDVHVLGHVMEGTHIACDGDIWIEGNVERSLIHAGGRATLKGRVIRSRIRVGKPAAQTSGLLPKLIGLRDLLSQLETASVQVLHCFRPRYLSPR, from the coding sequence GTGCTCGGGTTCCTGTTTCGGTGGCGTCGAAAGCAAGAGGCACCCGGCCTCCAGAACCAGTCCGGCTCGTCCCGCGCCACCCAACCCGAATGGCTGGGCTCCTCGCCTGCGTCGCGCCAAGATGGGTACGTGGAACTCGTGGGATCCCAGCTGCGCGTCGTGGAACCCACAGGCCCGGGGGGCGATTGGCCTCTCGTGGTCCCCGGCCCCGGGGTCACTGTCCGCTGCAACGGGGTCGTGATGACCGCGCCCTTTGTCGCAACCAAGGCACACCGCATCGAAGTCGAGGTGGAGACAGGCGAACAGGAGCTTCGTCCCCGCCACTTCCGGGTCGAGCTGGCTTCCGACCGCATGACAGCAGAGCTATGGCTGGAATCCGCCGAGACCCAGCGTGAAGTCCTGGTGAATCCGGGTAAGGTCCGCGTTCTGGAACTGAAGACGCAGACGGTCAGGGAGACACGTCCGAACCCACCGGTCGAGGCAATCCTCTCGGAACTGGAGCGCCTCGGTGTGACCGAAGGGATCGACCGCGCGGCTGTCGAAAGTTTGTTGAGCCAACCGGTAGAAACGCGAGGGATCATCGCCAGGGGGACACCGCCCACTCCGCCCCGCGACGCCAGGGTCGAGTGGATGGTTGAAACCGGCCACGCCACCATCGTCAAGCCGGGCACGCTGCTGGCCAAGGTGTTCCCTTCCGAGCCGGGCAAGCCGGGTAGAGACCTCACCGGCAACATCGTTCCGCCTCCCGCCGCCCCTCCGGTATCGATCACCCTCGCGGCGGGAGAAGGAACGACTCTGACTCCGGACAGGACCGGGATCGTCGCCATTACAGAGGGACGGCCAGCCATCGAAGAACAGGATGGCACCATCCGTGTCAAGATCATCCCCGTGCTCGTGCATCGCGACGACCTGTCGGCGAACACCGGCACCATCTTCTTTCACGGAGATGTGCACGTCCTCGGGCACGTCATGGAGGGCACCCACATCGCCTGTGACGGTGATATCTGGATCGAGGGAAATGTGGAGCGTTCGCTCATCCATGCCGGCGGACGCGCCACGCTGAAAGGACGAGTGATTCGAAGCCGCATCCGCGTCGGCAAACCCGCCGCCCAGACGTCAGGGCTCCTTCCCAAGCTGATCGGTCTGCGCGATCTGCTGAGCCAACTCGAAACGGCATCCGTTCAAGTTCTCCACTGTTTTCGCCCACGTTATTTGTCGCCGCGTTGA
- a CDS encoding DUF6431 domain-containing protein yields the protein MSIILPLAVSVKAYLRRYGRDGPALALRCAGCGRQMRKHGAHHRSAVTRRRIYRIPIYRWFCPRCKHTCSVLPDFLRPYARFVTLLREVVVRRRLQRGRSWRDLTWEISSPAVSVVSERTLRRWVRTVRSIAGNWGQFLTAWLLEQRPAVDVFTLVPRHEGPDATFHFLLALGDWLRRQMSVDPARHRGLFAFLNGFCEAPAPL from the coding sequence GTGTCCATCATACTGCCCCTTGCGGTCTCAGTCAAAGCGTACTTACGCCGGTACGGCCGTGACGGGCCCGCACTGGCGCTTCGTTGTGCAGGCTGCGGCCGGCAGATGCGGAAACATGGCGCCCACCATCGGTCGGCGGTCACTCGCCGGCGCATCTACCGCATTCCCATCTACCGCTGGTTCTGTCCCCGGTGCAAGCACACGTGCTCGGTCTTGCCGGACTTTCTACGTCCGTACGCCCGCTTTGTCACGCTGCTGCGGGAAGTGGTCGTGCGCCGGCGCCTTCAGCGAGGAAGGTCGTGGAGGGATCTCACCTGGGAAATCAGTTCACCGGCGGTCAGTGTGGTGTCGGAGCGCACGCTGCGCCGGTGGGTGCGCACGGTTCGCAGTATCGCGGGGAATTGGGGACAGTTCCTGACCGCCTGGCTGCTGGAACAGCGACCCGCCGTCGACGTTTTCACGCTGGTCCCCCGCCACGAGGGTCCCGACGCCACCTTTCATTTTTTGCTCGCGCTGGGTGACTGGCTCCGGCGGCAGATGTCCGTGGACCCTGCCCGCCACCGTGGGCTGTTTGCGTTCCTGAACGGCTTTTGCGAGGCCCCGGCGCCTCTGTGA
- a CDS encoding DDE-type integrase/transposase/recombinase: MDEQQREEIATFRWSLIAPVLTQNLSPSERQRLLREIAGHPHEIPSSDKTRVGLRTLQRWVQAYRQHGFEGLKPHTRADADQGRAVPPEVLEAAIALRRAVPDRSVQQIIALLELDGKVAPGRLKRTTLGRYLARAGCTRQELRSKAARSLLRRFEAQHRNDLWQGDVLHALSLPVPGQPGKRRQVYLMAFLDDHSRVVYGQMYFEEKLPRLEDCLKRTILRYGLPRQIYVDNGAIYSTRHLARICAKLGIRLSHSRPYRPQGRGKVEKFFQYVRRSFVPEAHALVEAGQLRTLDELNEFFWAWLEVAYLSRPHGSTHQTPRQRFEADTEPLRRIDPTALREVFLWEEQRVVDKTGCFSLHGNRYEVDAALSGHRVLLRYDPYDLSQIQVWHEGKRFPDAAPLQLRRTHHHAVPAPAQPPSSDGMNFLTLARKHHEAEKQRRLGQTSYARLVGHKDGEPSR, encoded by the coding sequence ATGGACGAGCAGCAGCGGGAAGAGATCGCCACGTTCCGCTGGAGCCTCATCGCCCCCGTACTGACCCAGAACCTGAGCCCGTCCGAGCGCCAGCGCCTGTTGCGGGAGATCGCCGGGCACCCGCACGAGATCCCTTCCAGTGACAAGACCCGAGTCGGGCTCAGGACGCTGCAGCGCTGGGTCCAGGCCTACCGGCAGCACGGGTTCGAGGGGCTCAAACCGCACACCCGGGCGGATGCGGACCAGGGCCGGGCCGTTCCCCCGGAGGTCCTGGAAGCGGCGATCGCCTTGCGGCGGGCGGTGCCCGACCGTAGTGTGCAACAGATCATCGCCTTGCTCGAGCTGGACGGAAAGGTCGCACCCGGGCGTCTCAAACGCACCACCCTGGGCCGCTACCTGGCCCGGGCAGGCTGCACCCGCCAGGAGTTGCGCAGCAAAGCCGCCCGGAGTTTGCTCCGCCGGTTTGAGGCCCAACACCGCAACGACCTGTGGCAAGGAGACGTCCTGCACGCCCTGTCGCTGCCGGTGCCGGGACAACCCGGGAAGCGGCGCCAAGTCTACCTCATGGCTTTCCTCGACGACCATAGCCGAGTCGTTTACGGCCAGATGTATTTCGAGGAGAAGCTCCCCCGCCTGGAGGACTGCCTCAAACGCACCATCCTCCGCTACGGCCTGCCCCGCCAGATCTACGTGGACAACGGGGCGATCTACTCCACCCGCCACCTGGCCCGGATCTGCGCCAAGCTCGGGATCCGCCTCAGCCACTCCCGCCCCTACCGACCCCAGGGGCGGGGAAAGGTTGAAAAGTTTTTCCAGTACGTCCGCCGCAGCTTTGTACCCGAAGCGCACGCGCTGGTCGAAGCCGGCCAGCTCCGCACCCTGGACGAACTCAACGAGTTCTTCTGGGCCTGGCTCGAGGTGGCCTACCTCAGTCGCCCCCACGGCAGCACCCACCAGACCCCCCGCCAGCGGTTCGAGGCGGACACCGAGCCCTTGCGCCGCATCGACCCTACGGCCCTGCGGGAGGTGTTCCTCTGGGAGGAGCAGCGGGTCGTCGACAAGACCGGATGCTTCTCCCTGCATGGGAACCGCTACGAGGTCGACGCCGCCCTCAGCGGCCACCGGGTGCTCCTGCGCTACGACCCCTACGACCTCAGCCAGATCCAGGTCTGGCACGAGGGAAAGCGTTTCCCGGACGCTGCCCCCCTCCAGCTCCGCCGCACTCACCACCACGCCGTCCCTGCCCCGGCCCAACCCCCGTCCAGCGACGGGATGAACTTCCTCACCCTGGCCCGCAAGCACCACGAGGCCGAGAAGCAGCGCCGCCTGGGTCAGACCTCTTACGCTCGCCTGGTCGGCCACAAGGACGGTGAGCCGTCACGCTGA
- a CDS encoding ExeA family protein, with the protein MPFAREIPTDRLFPAPQHQELLARLQYAIRHRAFAVVTGEVGAGKSTAIRALYDQLDRTRHLFVYIADSRLTPSAFYRDVLTQLGVAPPSLFHGREVKRLFERTILDGYTTNGRQPVIVIDEAHLLSGAMLQEVRFLLNFHMDSISPLTFILAGQSELRGLLRLRTFEAIAQRVQVRFHLTGLGEAETLAYIQHHLHLAGADRPLFSEQALRKIVTESRGIPRVINTICTSCLLDACAHDQRLVEEAHVERVLLELQDTQAPRGGSPW; encoded by the coding sequence GTGCCCTTCGCCAGGGAGATTCCCACCGACCGGCTGTTCCCCGCTCCCCAGCACCAGGAACTGCTTGCTCGCCTCCAGTACGCCATCCGCCACCGCGCGTTCGCGGTCGTCACGGGTGAGGTCGGCGCCGGGAAGTCCACCGCCATCCGGGCCCTGTACGATCAGCTCGACCGGACCCGCCACCTGTTCGTGTACATCGCCGACTCCCGTCTCACCCCCAGCGCGTTCTACCGAGACGTGCTCACCCAGCTTGGGGTGGCCCCGCCTTCTCTGTTCCACGGGCGGGAGGTGAAACGGCTTTTCGAGCGCACCATCCTGGACGGTTACACCACCAACGGCCGTCAGCCAGTGATCGTCATCGACGAGGCCCACCTCCTCAGCGGCGCCATGCTCCAGGAGGTCCGCTTCCTCCTGAACTTCCACATGGACTCCATCTCGCCGCTGACGTTCATCCTCGCCGGCCAGAGCGAACTCCGGGGGCTGCTCCGGCTTCGCACCTTCGAGGCCATCGCCCAGCGGGTTCAGGTGCGCTTCCACCTCACCGGCCTCGGGGAGGCCGAGACTCTGGCCTACATCCAGCACCATCTCCACCTGGCCGGCGCCGACCGGCCCCTCTTCTCCGAGCAGGCCCTGCGCAAGATCGTCACGGAGTCCCGGGGCATCCCGCGGGTCATCAACACGATCTGCACGAGCTGCCTCCTGGACGCTTGCGCCCATGACCAGCGCCTAGTGGAGGAGGCCCACGTCGAGCGGGTGCTGCTCGAGCTGCAGGATACCCAGGCCCCCAGAGGAGGTAGCCCGTGGTGA